In Thermococcus camini, a genomic segment contains:
- a CDS encoding ABC transporter substrate-binding protein produces the protein MRSAIVLSLLVLVLLAPLAEAGEWIPVEVIKFQGIQTRGQVIPQIASGEYDVGLFSLPAENYRGLENLELYKTVVSYVDLTFNTYHDPDKKAPIVTRGDETYFNPFAIRKVRFAMNYLVNREHIVGEIYNGVAAPMLSCVRPSHPASGYIEPVYAALNLTAGGNEELALQMIETAMEDAADEVAKYSHRLEKINETWHFDGRPVTVKLAVRTEDERVKLGLYIAEQLRKAGFAVEMIYFDRQKASKVIFNEPPSDYEWNVYTGGWFADKSSGLWIDDYAAWFYSAWYGYLPGRVGPEHRNTVTVLDFLREVGNGNPDNGLRAIGAEYYGRASELGEMLNWTEEELTRLLFNLSAEVNGESYAITSANQYWDMQKMAVGIGILESAGIFLVEEWELSPVNRERVTGVTPDSTTGILNRWSLLGTSTPDGMLRVAYFVPTCGLCGAFNPVDGFDSPTVPISLWGFVHVPGGRVGSGGLYEPYGCNWTVERGNFTIPGDAVVYNQSLGWVSPHAGETASVRVTFTCRPATWHDGVELRGADFKYYLAFLYTWAYRDGPDDPYYDENLDDMAKSLSDVLGFEFTGNGYVVYGNYAHPFADDVTARHYLHYPTFPWELYHAMSELVARPGEYGIARDYSFSRGPLCLNLLEREHAMDLKRVLDLLKEGKEVPGAIAGDVDDPTRGYKRAVEWIEERGHAFISNGPFYIERSEPRSLYLELRAFGGASPVPSPSTTPTTSQVSTPYPQEPANGPDGHQTATNISPVYAIGLAGLLILALVVLMGRKR, from the coding sequence ATGAGGTCGGCAATCGTCCTTTCCCTGCTCGTCCTCGTTCTTCTGGCACCTTTAGCGGAGGCCGGGGAGTGGATCCCCGTGGAGGTAATCAAGTTCCAGGGGATTCAGACCCGCGGGCAGGTTATACCCCAGATAGCCAGCGGTGAATACGACGTCGGACTCTTCTCCCTCCCTGCAGAGAACTACCGCGGCCTGGAAAACCTCGAACTTTACAAGACCGTCGTCTCGTACGTGGACCTGACCTTCAACACCTACCATGACCCGGACAAGAAAGCCCCAATCGTCACCCGGGGAGACGAGACATACTTCAATCCCTTCGCCATCAGAAAGGTCAGGTTCGCGATGAACTATCTCGTAAACAGAGAGCACATAGTCGGGGAGATTTACAACGGAGTTGCCGCACCGATGTTAAGCTGTGTGAGGCCCAGCCACCCGGCCAGCGGGTACATCGAGCCTGTCTATGCCGCCCTGAACCTCACGGCCGGGGGAAACGAAGAACTCGCCCTCCAGATGATTGAGACGGCGATGGAGGATGCCGCGGATGAGGTCGCCAAGTACAGCCACAGGCTGGAAAAGATAAACGAAACCTGGCACTTCGATGGCCGGCCGGTAACCGTCAAGCTCGCCGTCCGCACCGAGGACGAGAGGGTAAAACTGGGTTTATACATCGCCGAGCAGCTCAGAAAAGCCGGCTTCGCCGTGGAGATGATTTACTTCGACAGGCAAAAGGCCAGCAAGGTCATATTCAACGAGCCTCCGAGCGACTACGAATGGAACGTCTACACCGGCGGCTGGTTCGCCGATAAAAGCTCCGGCCTCTGGATAGACGACTACGCCGCCTGGTTCTACTCGGCATGGTACGGTTACCTTCCGGGAAGGGTTGGGCCGGAGCACAGGAACACAGTCACGGTCCTGGACTTTCTGAGGGAAGTCGGCAACGGCAATCCGGATAACGGCCTGAGGGCAATCGGTGCGGAGTACTACGGCAGAGCCTCGGAGCTGGGGGAGATGCTCAACTGGACTGAGGAGGAGCTGACGAGGCTTCTCTTTAATCTTAGCGCCGAGGTGAACGGCGAGAGCTACGCGATAACCAGCGCCAACCAGTACTGGGACATGCAGAAGATGGCAGTTGGCATCGGAATACTGGAGAGCGCCGGGATTTTCCTCGTCGAGGAGTGGGAGCTCTCGCCGGTGAACAGGGAGAGGGTTACGGGCGTAACCCCCGATTCGACCACCGGAATCCTCAACCGGTGGAGCCTGCTGGGGACGAGTACCCCCGACGGGATGCTCAGGGTGGCGTACTTCGTCCCCACCTGCGGACTCTGCGGTGCCTTCAATCCCGTTGATGGTTTTGACAGCCCCACCGTTCCGATCAGCCTATGGGGATTCGTCCACGTTCCCGGTGGCCGCGTTGGAAGTGGCGGGCTCTATGAACCCTACGGGTGCAACTGGACGGTCGAGAGGGGCAACTTCACGATCCCTGGAGATGCCGTCGTCTACAACCAGAGCCTGGGCTGGGTGAGTCCCCACGCCGGAGAGACCGCCAGCGTCAGGGTAACCTTTACCTGCCGCCCGGCAACGTGGCACGACGGTGTGGAGCTTAGGGGGGCGGATTTCAAGTACTACCTGGCGTTCCTCTACACCTGGGCCTACAGAGACGGTCCGGACGACCCCTACTACGACGAGAACCTGGACGACATGGCCAAATCACTCTCAGATGTCCTGGGCTTCGAGTTCACCGGCAACGGTTACGTGGTCTACGGTAACTACGCCCACCCCTTTGCCGATGACGTAACGGCCCGGCACTACCTTCACTACCCAACGTTTCCCTGGGAACTGTACCACGCCATGAGCGAGCTTGTTGCCAGGCCGGGCGAGTACGGGATAGCCAGAGATTACTCGTTCAGCAGAGGCCCCCTGTGCCTCAACCTTCTGGAGAGGGAGCACGCGATGGACCTGAAGAGGGTACTTGATCTTCTGAAGGAGGGGAAGGAAGTCCCCGGTGCGATAGCGGGGGACGTGGACGACCCGACGAGGGGCTATAAGCGGGCGGTGGAGTGGATTGAGGAAAGAGGCCACGCCTTCATAAGCAATGGGCCGTTTTACATCGAGAGGTCCGAGCCAAGGAGCCTGTACCTGGAGCTGAGGGCATTTGGGGGAGCATCTCCAGTTCCCTCCCCGTCAACTACCCCCACGACGTCCCAGGTTTCGACTCCATATCCTCAGGAACCAGCCAACGGACCAGACGGCCATCAAACGGCCACCAACATCTCGCCCGTGTATGCAATCGGCCTGGCAGGCCTTTTGATACTTGCACTGGTGGTCCTGATGGGACGGAAAAGATGA
- a CDS encoding M42 family metallopeptidase yields MERVVQILREILEIPSPTGYTKEIMAYIAGLLNENGVKTYFTNKGALIAGNHPEPELVIAGHVDTLGAMVTGILPNGHLSFTRIGGLHLPAFEGEYCTIITRSGKRFRGTLLLKNPSVHVNKDASKKERKEENMYIRLDELVEKKEDTEKLGIRPGDFIAFDPKFEYVNGFVKAHFLDDKASVAVMIDLLLDLAGELEKLPVAFFFSPYEEVGHGGSAGYPRSMKELLVVDMGVVGEGVAGKETAVSIAAKDSSGPYDYEMTTKLIELAEKHDIPHVVDVFPYYGSDGSAALRAGWDVKVALIGQGVHASHGMERTHIKGLLATKELIRAYIGEKFRV; encoded by the coding sequence ATGGAAAGGGTCGTCCAGATTCTCAGGGAAATCCTTGAGATACCCTCCCCGACGGGCTATACGAAGGAGATTATGGCCTACATAGCGGGACTTCTCAACGAAAACGGCGTGAAAACCTACTTCACCAACAAGGGTGCCCTGATAGCGGGCAACCATCCGGAGCCAGAACTCGTCATAGCAGGTCATGTAGATACGCTCGGCGCGATGGTTACTGGAATTCTGCCGAACGGGCATCTGAGCTTTACCAGGATAGGCGGCCTTCACCTTCCGGCCTTTGAGGGCGAGTACTGCACGATAATAACCCGCTCCGGGAAGAGGTTTAGGGGCACGCTCCTCCTCAAGAACCCCAGCGTCCACGTGAACAAAGACGCCAGCAAGAAGGAGCGCAAGGAGGAGAACATGTACATCCGCCTCGACGAGCTCGTTGAGAAGAAGGAGGACACGGAGAAGCTCGGCATAAGGCCGGGGGACTTCATAGCCTTCGACCCGAAGTTTGAATACGTCAACGGATTCGTTAAGGCCCACTTCCTCGACGATAAGGCGAGCGTTGCGGTTATGATTGACCTGCTCCTCGATTTGGCAGGCGAACTCGAAAAGCTCCCGGTGGCGTTCTTCTTCTCGCCCTATGAGGAGGTCGGCCACGGCGGTTCGGCGGGCTATCCGAGGAGCATGAAGGAGCTCCTCGTCGTCGACATGGGCGTTGTTGGAGAGGGCGTCGCGGGCAAGGAAACGGCAGTGTCAATAGCGGCCAAGGATTCAAGCGGGCCGTACGACTACGAGATGACGACGAAACTCATCGAACTGGCTGAGAAGCACGATATCCCTCACGTCGTTGATGTGTTCCCCTACTACGGCTCCGACGGCTCCGCTGCTTTAAGGGCAGGCTGGGACGTTAAGGTCGCCCTCATCGGCCAGGGAGTGCACGCAAGCCACGGCATGGAGAGGACGCACATTAAGGGCCTGCTTGCAACGAAGGAGCTGATAAGGGCCTATATTGGGGAGAAGTTCCGGGTCTAA
- a CDS encoding AEC family transporter has translation MNIAEMLALIALGYVLKKLVKSEKPFDYLRILVNDFLLALFIFGNVASKDLNYLLSIKTVFLYVFLIIAISLGFSYIYGRFKLKNDPWAGALMVLSVYPNTAALGFPIASLFLDDITPAILYSTTNSMIVIPIVTFIAAHYSSGGASVKDSFIKALKFPPTVANLVALALVIGGVHIPTQILEPIRSVGWLSIPLLIIYFGSRITLRSFDWRKLAEVGAFRIAIPFTFVFLTLRWAAPEVFYSVLVEASMPPAIAANAILAQYRLKAEEAISVTFVLTLLVIGLFMVLSALTG, from the coding sequence ATGAACATCGCCGAGATGCTCGCCCTCATAGCTCTTGGTTACGTCCTCAAGAAGCTGGTCAAATCGGAGAAGCCATTTGACTACCTCCGAATCCTGGTGAACGACTTTCTCCTCGCCCTGTTCATCTTTGGAAACGTCGCGAGCAAGGACCTGAACTACCTCCTGAGCATAAAGACCGTCTTCCTCTACGTCTTTTTGATAATCGCAATAAGCCTCGGGTTTTCGTACATCTATGGCAGGTTTAAGCTCAAAAACGACCCCTGGGCCGGTGCGCTGATGGTTCTCTCGGTCTATCCCAATACCGCCGCCCTTGGCTTTCCGATAGCGAGCCTCTTCCTCGACGACATAACGCCCGCGATACTCTACTCCACGACCAACTCGATGATAGTTATTCCAATCGTCACCTTCATAGCGGCCCACTACTCCAGCGGCGGCGCGAGCGTTAAGGACAGCTTCATCAAGGCCCTCAAGTTTCCGCCGACGGTGGCGAACCTCGTCGCCCTTGCACTCGTCATAGGCGGCGTTCATATCCCTACCCAAATCCTTGAGCCCATACGAAGCGTCGGCTGGCTCAGCATACCCCTACTTATCATCTACTTCGGCTCGCGGATAACGCTGAGGAGCTTCGACTGGCGCAAGCTCGCGGAGGTCGGGGCCTTCAGGATAGCGATTCCATTCACCTTTGTCTTCCTCACCCTCCGCTGGGCGGCCCCTGAGGTTTTCTACTCAGTCTTGGTTGAGGCCTCGATGCCCCCAGCTATAGCGGCCAACGCGATTCTGGCCCAGTACCGCCTGAAGGCCGAGGAGGCGATAAGCGTTACCTTCGTGCTGACCCTGCTCGTCATAGGGCTCTTCATGGTTCTCAGCGCGCTGACCGGCTGA
- a CDS encoding MMPL family transporter gives MAWNEWIVKHAKAIVALWIIAVIAAMPLAMKLNSVTNYSMDQFLPKDVESVKVQDTLAKEFQEFSTSTNQTYMIVSGVDINDPATKEAYKRFKAEARPYGSNFTSYYDAVDMLHNKSYEIALNLTRTTANLTGIFYDSAINASSTYGTLLSQIENLSEQVKTLNETVPELAGAYFALEANLSVLYNQSLTLRQALNQTDLAYVELHENLTQASEQLKTLNSTIAGLNVGLYNLSDSYARTYLGTIGAYDALVQAGAYERSLDERTAQAIAEKLGVPVEFVYAVYNSTYPAYSAYGSGAITDGFLANVTRVMVLGQISDPMQRNLAEAYSVAFYQGVIVFDQKEGSNYALIQLGENAVRPVDGIASNALKNLPLVVEGTGGSYEVPGFGEVPAETLAYILNASISLGRNPNALAVENATVEVAKALMAGSPLLEMPNADGVLRTLLVYGPTRGLEESLLTGVLKEKLPEEQKDLAEPIVKTVVNFDSNATGVLAKNPEVLKKATVSLLAQLVKEKGVELPESVIGGVYDSNGNVTPIAREILIQKTAEKVGSEKVAETIVDTVLKNPEELARGVGVKETVKEIITSLAGDVPIDLGKAVDDVYAGKSPEEIAYELFEEGVNEKLANVTAPEDVKETLKEIMLTVAKNYPMSKSQIGTLVKEKTVKLVEKFVGEINLGVPLHINAIELVNIAFEFRDDPDRITKEGVKPIEEQVYPSIYSLAKSYIGMLKSPDNRTMLILFVPKGLKGVSDLEKQSKAQYESSLKVKEVALKEFRAVSPKVEVYVTGTPIQTYEAIKYGKEDNDKTTKFSIAGALLVLLVLMGVALLATLLPFTGVATATLTALGILYLLAKGDYLDVGSWAQMLTVTTALGLGIDYSTYYLHRFKEYLAEGYDHDKAASEALKRAKDAVLASASTDIIAFASFILAWEFPIFKTIGMIAPLAVIVVLLASLTFIPAITVLIGEKPAFWWPRHIEHHIESVDIHERSRIAEWAVKHAKVVVLIALLVAVPAAYNFVNFNGTHDIKLFIPKDSETYNFLRLSESTVGAGVTSPTYVVIDLGHPLSDDDLKAIEALAGRISKVEGVEYVYTVTRPYGRPINVSVEELKSIGGDRYISEDGTKVLIQVTGKYEATDDRSKDMVREIRAIVKDEEKSGAIKSGMVGGNTALALDLSDLINDVFWHRIFPVALLLMFLSLIPTLKGLPAVITTIGTIAVGVLLSITVSSWLFERVFGQQVMWFLPMMVFIVLMGVGIDYNSFYLVKARDEFERRSARDALVVAAGTMDTLVVGLAAVLAVTYGSLMTGATWGIREIGFALAIGVLLTATAAVYFIGPATMALFGEKAWWPLHRTKKE, from the coding sequence ATGGCCTGGAACGAGTGGATAGTGAAGCACGCAAAGGCCATCGTGGCCCTGTGGATAATAGCCGTCATAGCCGCGATGCCCCTGGCGATGAAGCTCAACAGCGTTACCAACTACAGCATGGACCAGTTCCTGCCCAAGGACGTGGAATCGGTTAAGGTGCAGGATACCCTGGCAAAGGAGTTCCAGGAGTTCTCAACGAGCACCAACCAGACTTACATGATAGTGAGCGGCGTTGATATCAACGACCCGGCAACGAAAGAAGCCTATAAACGCTTCAAGGCCGAGGCAAGGCCCTACGGTTCGAATTTCACCTCCTACTACGATGCCGTTGACATGCTCCACAACAAGTCCTATGAGATAGCGCTCAACCTCACCAGAACTACAGCTAACCTAACCGGAATCTTCTACGACTCGGCAATCAACGCCAGCAGCACTTATGGAACCCTTCTTTCTCAGATTGAGAACCTCAGCGAGCAGGTCAAGACACTCAACGAGACCGTCCCCGAGCTTGCCGGGGCCTACTTCGCGCTCGAGGCCAACCTGAGCGTTCTCTACAACCAGAGTCTCACCCTCCGGCAAGCGCTCAACCAGACGGATTTGGCCTACGTTGAGCTTCACGAAAACCTCACCCAGGCCAGCGAACAGTTGAAAACGCTGAACTCCACGATAGCAGGCCTTAACGTGGGCCTCTACAACCTGAGCGATAGCTACGCGAGAACTTACCTCGGAACGATAGGAGCCTACGATGCCCTCGTTCAGGCTGGAGCCTACGAGAGGAGCCTTGACGAGAGAACGGCGCAGGCGATAGCTGAAAAGCTCGGCGTTCCCGTCGAGTTCGTTTACGCGGTTTACAACTCCACCTACCCGGCCTACTCCGCATATGGTTCAGGGGCAATAACCGACGGCTTCCTGGCCAACGTCACCAGGGTGATGGTTCTCGGTCAGATCAGCGACCCGATGCAGAGGAACCTCGCCGAGGCATATTCCGTTGCATTCTACCAGGGCGTCATTGTGTTCGACCAGAAAGAGGGAAGCAACTACGCCCTAATCCAGCTCGGCGAGAATGCGGTTAGGCCCGTTGATGGGATAGCAAGCAACGCCCTCAAAAACCTCCCGCTCGTCGTCGAAGGGACTGGGGGAAGCTACGAGGTTCCGGGTTTCGGTGAGGTTCCGGCGGAGACTTTAGCTTACATCCTCAACGCCTCGATAAGCCTTGGAAGGAATCCCAACGCTTTGGCCGTCGAGAACGCGACCGTTGAGGTCGCAAAGGCACTCATGGCAGGAAGCCCGCTCCTCGAGATGCCGAACGCGGATGGGGTACTGAGGACGCTCCTCGTTTACGGCCCGACGAGGGGACTTGAGGAGAGCCTGCTCACCGGAGTGCTCAAAGAGAAGCTTCCAGAGGAGCAGAAGGATTTAGCAGAGCCAATAGTCAAGACCGTTGTAAACTTTGACTCGAACGCCACCGGCGTTCTGGCGAAGAACCCTGAGGTGCTGAAGAAGGCCACCGTCTCACTGCTCGCCCAGCTGGTTAAGGAAAAAGGCGTTGAGCTCCCGGAGAGCGTTATTGGCGGAGTCTACGACTCCAACGGGAACGTCACGCCGATAGCGAGGGAGATACTAATTCAGAAGACCGCCGAGAAGGTTGGGAGCGAGAAGGTTGCCGAAACCATCGTCGATACCGTCCTCAAGAACCCGGAGGAGCTTGCCAGGGGAGTTGGCGTTAAAGAGACCGTCAAGGAGATAATCACGAGCCTGGCTGGAGACGTCCCGATAGACCTCGGCAAAGCTGTGGACGATGTTTACGCCGGCAAGAGTCCTGAGGAGATAGCCTACGAACTCTTCGAGGAAGGGGTTAACGAAAAACTCGCCAACGTTACCGCCCCGGAGGACGTCAAGGAGACGCTGAAGGAGATAATGCTCACCGTTGCCAAGAACTACCCGATGAGCAAGTCCCAAATTGGGACCCTCGTCAAGGAGAAAACGGTGAAGCTTGTCGAGAAGTTCGTAGGGGAGATTAACCTCGGAGTTCCGCTCCACATAAACGCCATCGAGCTTGTGAACATCGCCTTCGAATTCAGGGACGACCCGGATAGGATAACGAAGGAAGGGGTCAAACCAATAGAGGAGCAGGTCTACCCGTCCATTTACAGCCTCGCAAAGAGCTACATCGGGATGCTCAAGAGCCCGGACAACAGGACGATGCTGATTCTATTTGTTCCAAAGGGCCTCAAGGGTGTAAGTGACCTGGAGAAGCAGAGCAAAGCACAGTACGAGAGCTCGTTGAAGGTCAAGGAGGTCGCTCTGAAAGAGTTCAGAGCGGTCTCGCCGAAAGTCGAGGTATACGTAACCGGAACGCCTATTCAGACCTACGAGGCCATTAAATACGGCAAGGAGGACAACGACAAGACTACGAAGTTCAGCATAGCTGGGGCGCTCCTGGTTCTCCTCGTCCTCATGGGCGTGGCGTTACTTGCAACGCTCCTGCCTTTCACTGGCGTCGCGACTGCAACGCTCACCGCGCTGGGAATACTCTACCTGCTCGCGAAGGGTGACTACCTGGACGTCGGGAGCTGGGCCCAGATGCTCACCGTCACGACGGCTCTCGGGCTGGGGATAGACTACTCCACCTACTACCTCCACCGCTTTAAGGAGTACCTGGCGGAAGGCTACGACCACGACAAAGCTGCAAGCGAGGCGCTGAAGAGGGCAAAGGACGCGGTCTTAGCGAGTGCATCGACCGACATCATAGCCTTCGCGAGCTTTATCCTTGCCTGGGAGTTCCCGATATTCAAGACCATCGGCATGATAGCACCCCTGGCAGTCATCGTAGTCCTCCTTGCCAGCCTGACGTTCATCCCTGCGATAACCGTTCTCATAGGCGAAAAACCGGCCTTCTGGTGGCCGAGGCACATCGAGCACCACATCGAGAGTGTGGACATCCACGAGAGGAGCAGAATCGCGGAGTGGGCCGTCAAGCACGCTAAAGTGGTTGTCCTCATAGCGCTCCTAGTGGCGGTTCCAGCCGCGTATAACTTCGTCAACTTCAACGGTACCCACGACATAAAGCTGTTCATCCCCAAGGACAGCGAGACCTACAACTTCCTCCGGCTCAGCGAGAGCACGGTTGGTGCGGGCGTTACCTCCCCGACCTACGTGGTCATAGACCTGGGCCACCCGCTGAGCGATGACGACCTCAAGGCCATCGAGGCGCTCGCGGGAAGGATTTCAAAGGTGGAGGGCGTCGAGTACGTCTACACCGTGACCCGGCCCTACGGGAGGCCCATAAACGTCAGCGTGGAGGAGCTGAAGAGCATCGGCGGTGACCGCTACATCTCGGAAGACGGCACCAAGGTGCTGATTCAGGTTACCGGGAAGTACGAAGCAACCGACGACCGCTCCAAGGACATGGTGAGGGAGATAAGGGCGATAGTGAAAGACGAGGAGAAATCGGGAGCAATAAAGTCAGGAATGGTCGGAGGGAACACAGCTTTGGCCCTTGACCTCAGCGACCTCATCAACGACGTCTTCTGGCACAGAATCTTCCCGGTGGCGCTCCTGCTGATGTTCCTCTCGCTGATACCGACCCTCAAGGGACTGCCGGCGGTTATAACCACCATAGGCACCATAGCGGTCGGCGTGCTCCTCAGCATAACCGTCTCCAGCTGGCTCTTCGAGAGGGTCTTCGGCCAGCAGGTTATGTGGTTCCTGCCCATGATGGTCTTCATAGTGCTCATGGGAGTCGGCATAGACTACAACAGCTTCTACCTGGTCAAAGCCAGGGACGAGTTCGAGCGCAGGAGCGCGAGGGACGCCCTGGTGGTCGCTGCCGGAACGATGGACACCCTCGTCGTCGGCCTCGCCGCCGTGCTGGCGGTAACCTACGGCTCGCTGATGACGGGAGCGACTTGGGGAATAAGGGAGATAGGCTTCGCACTGGCCATCGGAGTGCTCTTGACTGCCACGGCGGCGGTTTACTTCATTGGTCCGGCCACGATGGCACTCTTTGGAGAAAAGGCCTGGTGGCCTCTGCACAGGACGAAGAAGGAATGA
- a CDS encoding PadR family transcriptional regulator — MENAERRIIKGLFTVPLKNLILVIVGLKGEAHGYEILKELEKLAIGLWKPSHSNLYTILSKMVEEGLLEPREEYRGKVRRVKYSLTEKGWDYLRTSNDLALRVLYTSINYHEALKRKLEEMELKRPMDRETVKTYLELLKRIRDILDEEIKTIEAELSAEN; from the coding sequence ATGGAGAACGCCGAGCGAAGAATAATCAAGGGACTTTTTACGGTGCCCCTGAAGAACCTCATACTCGTCATAGTGGGCTTGAAGGGAGAAGCTCATGGCTATGAGATACTGAAGGAGCTTGAAAAGCTCGCTATCGGCCTCTGGAAGCCCAGCCACAGCAACCTCTACACCATCCTGAGCAAGATGGTTGAGGAGGGACTTTTGGAGCCGAGGGAGGAGTATCGTGGAAAAGTCAGACGGGTTAAGTACAGCCTCACCGAGAAGGGATGGGATTACCTCAGAACCTCGAACGATCTCGCCCTCAGGGTGCTGTATACCTCAATCAACTACCACGAGGCCCTGAAGAGAAAGCTTGAGGAGATGGAACTTAAGAGGCCGATGGACAGGGAGACCGTCAAGACATACCTGGAGCTCCTTAAGAGGATACGCGACATACTGGACGAGGAAATAAAAACTATAGAGGCCGAACTTTCCGCGGAGAATTGA
- a CDS encoding ArsR/SmtB family transcription factor: protein MEDLRVQLEELKKRLEVLEESIDPVDEVMLSIKARLRRKLEGGSLPEIDEERAARTLKALANPDRIRILKMLSEGPMGFKEIKDALGVESPTVSHHLKLLVKTRMVRKGERYEISPDGRLFLRLLEIITALEEVEE, encoded by the coding sequence ATGGAGGATCTCAGAGTTCAGCTCGAGGAGCTGAAGAAGAGGCTGGAGGTGCTGGAGGAGAGCATTGACCCCGTTGATGAGGTCATGCTCTCGATAAAGGCCCGCCTGAGGAGAAAGCTCGAAGGTGGAAGTTTGCCAGAGATAGACGAGGAGAGAGCTGCGAGAACCCTCAAGGCCCTCGCCAACCCGGACAGGATAAGGATCCTGAAGATGCTTTCCGAGGGACCGATGGGCTTCAAGGAAATAAAGGATGCCCTTGGGGTGGAAAGCCCCACGGTTTCCCACCACCTGAAGCTCCTGGTGAAAACCCGGATGGTGAGAAAGGGGGAAAGATACGAAATATCGCCCGATGGACGTCTCTTTTTGCGCTTGCTTGAGATAATAACTGCCCTCGAGGAGGTGGAAGAATGA
- a CDS encoding DUF4097 family beta strand repeat-containing protein: MIFENVEEVEINATNGRIEIEGWENDYAEVNYTLHGEVNVEVEQKGSRLIIREEPKKRFLNLLKGNGWAEIVVKVPRSVPVKARNVNGELKARGVRFEDVTTVNGEISMEDCEAEKLNTVNGEVRAHLTVAGPLQVKTVNGEIELTIEELEGDVEVSCVNGDIVLRLTEFCDARIVSKRVNGDVKLVGVDPDEPIIGTGEFEVKVSTVNGDIRVELI, from the coding sequence GTGATATTTGAAAACGTCGAGGAAGTTGAGATAAATGCCACCAACGGCCGGATCGAGATAGAGGGCTGGGAAAACGACTACGCCGAGGTGAACTACACCCTCCACGGCGAGGTAAACGTTGAAGTCGAGCAGAAGGGAAGCAGGCTCATCATCCGGGAGGAACCGAAGAAGAGGTTCCTAAACCTGCTCAAGGGGAACGGCTGGGCCGAGATAGTTGTGAAGGTTCCACGGAGCGTCCCGGTGAAGGCCAGAAACGTGAACGGTGAGCTTAAGGCCAGGGGCGTGCGCTTTGAGGACGTCACGACTGTAAACGGCGAAATAAGCATGGAAGACTGCGAGGCCGAAAAGCTCAACACCGTGAACGGTGAGGTACGGGCCCATCTAACGGTCGCCGGACCGCTCCAAGTTAAAACCGTGAACGGGGAAATCGAGCTTACCATCGAGGAGCTTGAGGGAGACGTCGAGGTAAGCTGCGTTAACGGAGACATCGTGCTTCGCCTGACCGAGTTCTGCGATGCTAGGATTGTCAGCAAAAGGGTCAACGGAGACGTCAAGCTGGTCGGGGTAGACCCTGACGAACCAATTATAGGGACGGGTGAGTTCGAAGTTAAGGTCAGCACCGTGAACGGCGACATTAGGGTCGAGCTGATTTAG